A genomic region of Desulfosarcina ovata subsp. ovata contains the following coding sequences:
- a CDS encoding FAD-binding and (Fe-S)-binding domain-containing protein, whose amino-acid sequence MLTAEFESLASQIDGDLARTPIDRCMLATDASIFSIRPEAVVYPRHTRDVVATLEFARCHGLSVHPRGAGSGLCGSALGRGMVVDFTRHMNRLIRIDRDAKTVECEPGYRLGEMEAALAGSGLFFPPDPSSGEYASLGGMVATNASGAHAVKYGNVADYLMDAEVVLASGQMVSLAALSTIPMGELPDPFGRLAQCYLDHRETIETGYPAVSHNVAGYNLRGLVKDGRLHLQHLFCGAEGTLGIATRLKFRLMDKPAHDSLVVAFFDTIHKAARAVQAILPMQPAGIEVMDKSLLELARASDPLLGQRIPAGIDNVLMVEFDGRRSEETEALGRQVLALLAARELTNDAHLSVSSQEKARFWAIRKAAVPILYKLKGEKKILALIEDAVVPTDRLVEYFTGIYALLNQHQVRFVVYGHIAKGLLHTRPLLNLKDPADVGLLKTLADGVFDLVSGLGGVVSGEHGDGRLRSAYVRRQYPALFPLFRKTKRLLDPDNLLNPEIKTASTADQMMRHLRYGTGYRPQNLNFRSLNWPSGWQAAIERCHGCTKCTTLTTATRMCPIYKFTRREAAAPKAKANVLRALISGALDDGALYQKAFQAVIDQCVGCGSCRLECPSNVDIPKLALEARAAYVRRFGPTLHSRLVTGVETLGRYGGRLSRGLAPVLRFGLARRAGELLTGVSRHRPFVAMARESLFRQVPPVAGSGGKRVIYFSGCYAGYIRPGIGRALVQTLTRLGMTVYTPVQHCCGLPLLTKGMADAAREKVRRNLARWGDLLSRVDYVVVTCSSCGLALLQEWGYLLNTPLIRQVAEKVIHFSRLVQPAMAAAGMRPVNLSAAYHQPCHLKIQPDPQCTASLMGSVPGLTLATLKSHCCGMAGTWGLAAKNESLSRTIGNHLMGLIDSSGADVAVTDCPTCEMQMAQLGSRPVMHPVEIAARCLDGIS is encoded by the coding sequence ATGCTGACCGCAGAATTTGAATCGCTGGCCAGTCAGATCGATGGCGACCTGGCCCGAACGCCCATCGATCGATGCATGCTGGCCACCGACGCCAGCATCTTTTCCATACGCCCGGAGGCCGTGGTCTACCCCAGGCACACCCGGGATGTGGTGGCCACGCTCGAATTTGCCCGGTGCCACGGCCTTTCCGTCCATCCGCGGGGCGCGGGCAGCGGCTTGTGCGGATCCGCCCTGGGCCGTGGCATGGTCGTCGATTTTACCCGCCATATGAACCGGCTGATCCGCATCGATAGGGATGCAAAAACCGTGGAATGCGAGCCGGGTTACCGTCTCGGCGAAATGGAGGCGGCCCTTGCCGGCAGCGGCCTTTTTTTCCCGCCGGATCCTTCCAGCGGGGAATACGCCAGCCTGGGCGGGATGGTGGCGACCAACGCTTCGGGCGCCCATGCGGTCAAGTACGGCAATGTCGCCGATTATCTCATGGACGCCGAGGTGGTCCTGGCTTCCGGCCAGATGGTCAGCCTAGCGGCGCTGTCAACCATTCCCATGGGCGAACTTCCCGATCCCTTCGGGCGGCTGGCCCAATGCTACCTGGACCACCGCGAAACCATCGAAACGGGCTATCCGGCGGTCAGCCACAATGTGGCCGGGTACAACCTGCGCGGGCTGGTCAAGGATGGCCGGCTGCACCTGCAGCACCTCTTTTGCGGCGCCGAAGGCACCCTGGGAATCGCCACGCGCCTCAAATTCCGGCTGATGGACAAGCCTGCCCATGACAGCCTGGTGGTGGCCTTTTTCGACACGATCCATAAGGCCGCCCGGGCGGTTCAGGCGATCCTGCCCATGCAGCCGGCCGGCATCGAGGTGATGGATAAATCGCTCTTGGAACTGGCCCGGGCCAGTGACCCGCTGCTTGGCCAGCGGATCCCCGCGGGTATCGACAATGTTCTCATGGTGGAGTTCGACGGCCGGCGGTCTGAGGAGACCGAAGCATTGGGGCGGCAGGTGCTGGCGCTTCTGGCTGCCAGGGAGCTGACCAACGATGCCCATCTGTCCGTCTCCAGCCAGGAAAAGGCCCGTTTCTGGGCCATCCGCAAGGCCGCCGTGCCGATCCTCTACAAGCTCAAGGGTGAGAAGAAGATTCTGGCTCTCATCGAGGACGCGGTGGTGCCCACCGACCGGCTGGTGGAGTACTTCACGGGAATCTACGCCCTGCTCAACCAACACCAGGTGCGTTTCGTGGTTTACGGCCACATTGCCAAGGGGTTGCTGCACACCCGGCCGCTGCTGAACCTCAAGGACCCTGCGGATGTCGGGCTGCTCAAAACCCTGGCCGACGGTGTTTTCGACCTGGTCAGCGGGCTGGGCGGGGTCGTTTCGGGGGAGCATGGTGACGGTCGACTGCGCAGTGCCTACGTCAGGCGGCAATACCCGGCGCTCTTCCCGCTTTTCCGGAAAACCAAACGGCTGCTTGATCCCGACAACCTGCTGAACCCGGAAATCAAAACCGCCTCGACCGCGGACCAGATGATGCGCCACCTGCGCTATGGCACCGGCTACCGGCCGCAGAATTTAAACTTTCGCAGTCTCAACTGGCCATCGGGCTGGCAGGCCGCTATCGAGCGTTGCCACGGATGCACCAAGTGCACCACGCTGACCACGGCCACCCGGATGTGCCCCATTTACAAGTTCACCCGCCGGGAGGCCGCGGCACCCAAAGCCAAGGCCAACGTCTTGCGGGCGCTGATCAGCGGCGCCCTGGACGATGGCGCCTTGTATCAGAAGGCGTTTCAGGCGGTTATCGACCAGTGCGTGGGCTGCGGCAGTTGCCGGTTGGAGTGCCCGTCCAACGTGGATATCCCCAAACTGGCCCTGGAGGCCCGCGCGGCCTATGTGCGGCGTTTCGGCCCCACGCTGCACAGTCGCTTGGTGACCGGCGTGGAAACCTTGGGCCGTTACGGTGGCCGGCTTTCCCGAGGGCTGGCACCGGTCCTGCGGTTCGGTTTGGCCCGCCGGGCAGGAGAACTGCTCACCGGCGTCAGCCGGCACCGGCCGTTTGTGGCCATGGCCCGGGAATCGCTCTTCCGGCAGGTTCCGCCGGTGGCCGGCAGCGGCGGTAAACGGGTGATTTATTTTTCGGGTTGCTACGCCGGTTACATCCGACCCGGTATCGGCAGGGCTTTGGTACAGACATTGACCCGGCTGGGGATGACCGTTTACACGCCGGTACAGCACTGCTGTGGCCTGCCCCTGCTGACCAAGGGCATGGCCGATGCGGCGCGGGAGAAGGTCCGCCGGAACCTGGCCCGCTGGGGGGATCTGCTCAGCCGCGTGGATTATGTCGTGGTCACCTGCTCCTCCTGCGGACTGGCCCTTCTGCAAGAGTGGGGCTATCTTCTGAACACGCCCCTGATTCGCCAGGTGGCCGAGAAGGTGATTCACTTCAGCCGGTTGGTGCAGCCCGCCATGGCTGCGGCCGGCATGCGGCCGGTCAACCTGTCGGCGGCCTATCATCAACCCTGCCATCTCAAAATCCAGCCCGATCCGCAGTGCACGGCGAGCCTGATGGGTTCCGTGCCGGGGCTGACCCTTGCAACGCTGAAGAGTCATTGCTGCGGCATGGCCGGCACCTGGGGCCTGGCCGCCAAAAATGAATCGCTCAGCCGCACCATCGGCAACCACCTGATGGGCCTGATCGATTCCTCCGGCGCCGATGTAGCCGTCACCGATTGTCCCACCTGCGAGATGCAGATGGCCCAGCTGGGCAGCCGGCCGGTGATGCATCCGGTGGAGATTGCGGCGCGCTGTCTGGACGGCATATCCTGA
- a CDS encoding VOC family protein, which translates to MKVNKVDHICIAVKNLEAARKVWEPVLGKTEPDDAYIDEPEKIRVARYWIGEIGFELMESTTPDGDVARFIEKRGEGVMLVSLNVDNTREAMDELEKKDYPLIGGARPFRDCEFAFVDPRKMNGVLLEVIDYPWKEFEEKE; encoded by the coding sequence ATGAAGGTAAACAAAGTCGATCATATTTGTATTGCGGTAAAAAACCTGGAAGCGGCGCGCAAGGTGTGGGAGCCGGTGTTGGGCAAGACCGAACCGGATGACGCCTACATCGATGAACCCGAGAAAATCAGGGTGGCGAGATACTGGATCGGAGAGATCGGCTTTGAACTGATGGAGTCAACCACTCCCGACGGGGATGTGGCCAGGTTTATCGAGAAACGCGGGGAGGGGGTCATGCTGGTCAGCCTCAATGTTGACAATACCCGTGAGGCCATGGATGAACTGGAAAAAAAAGACTACCCCCTGATCGGCGGTGCACGGCCCTTCCGGGATTGTGAATTCGCCTTTGTGGATCCCAGGAAAATGAATGGCGTGCTGCTGGAAGTGATTGACTACCCGTGGAAAGAGTTTGAGGAAAAGGAATAA